The Tenebrio molitor chromosome 2, icTenMoli1.1, whole genome shotgun sequence DNA segment aaaaaaattctcgaGTAATTGCTTTCGCAGAGTGCACGCTCTgcaaaaattgcattttaacATCCTATGCGATTATTCCTTAGCAATTATAAAAGATGTGTATTAAACCAAACATTAGATTcacaacataaaaaaaatacgtatgtttttttttgtgacttGTTGAACATACTCGTGTTTGagctttctttattttaactagagatacatttttatattgaacTAGGATTTATACCAACCAGGAAATCCACAAATCAgaagtaactttatttttagaattaatcGTTTCATTCATTCGATTATAAAATAAGTACAATTCTTGTACCAACGATTTGAaagtttacataaaaaatggcACGTTCCTTATCGTGCCTTCCTCGTAATATGCtgttttctaattttaaatattcaaagCATAAATGTGCTTCTCATCGTCATATCTGTATGCGAATCAATGTTATTTACGATGGAAGTATCGAAAAATGACTTCTCATCCAATCTAACCAGATAAGATAAATTTTATCATCAAACGTCAAACTCTTTGAACAAACGAATAGGTACCTACATTTCGAAACGAAACGCGAAAGATAGTTAAATGAAATAGTTAGAACGAACCGCTGAAAATCACTTTGGACCACAGAAGAAAactgtttttgtttataaacaaGCGGTGATGAcgacaataacaaaaaaaaaagtgtgaaaggttaatacataattagaAAGCTGTTTTGACCATATGCAACGGCTTTCGGTACTTCAGCttcatataaaataaatgcatgCCACATAATGGACGCTTGTGATGTTAACGCGTTCGTTAATTTTTTGcacatcaatttaaaaaactccTACCTTCATGAACCAACCATTTTTCTCGGTGTGATGTAATCGATCTTTAATCGCCTTTCTAGAATGCTTggtactacatatttaaaaaatctgaaGTGCTATTAGCattttttaacactgaaaaaattgtcatCGTTGACGTTCGTTTCTACTTTCGAACGTAACAATTTCAATTGTGCTTCAGACACGAAGCTACTGCAGTAAGTACACAATTTACCGTGACAGACTATTAAAATGTGCTCCGAGACGTGAACGTtgatgaacaaaaattagccGAATTTTCTCTTGCTACGATCAAATTGGTAAATCGATTACGTAACAATTTCCCATTACGGCTTCATATTCACAACTTAATTTAAACACATTGTACAAGTAAGTGGTACAGGTATTTTCCAACGACCTCTAGAAAGTTCAACCGTCTTTCAGTTATTATACTGTCGTTAACAACCACATACATTTAAAAACTACAATAAAATGCAAGAATAACAATAATCCACGGTGTTCTTTCCTCCTCCTCTCGTTAACATACACACAACGCTTCCTCAACTTTCATATAAACATTTATGTAAGGGGTacaatttattgttgttcCATTAACAACGTTCCTGTACAATTCTGAAAGAAACTTCCTCCCAAATAAACAGTTCGTTTGTTTTCCGTCAAAACAACTAAAAAGTTTCAGTAGTGCATTAAATGTGACTTCTAACAACGAAACACTTAATTCGGAAAGATTGTTGCAATGCGCCAAGGGCAACCACAATTTGAAAGAGTCAAAGTATAATTACGGTACGAGTATAAATAACTCAGTGTTGTAAGTTCGTCATTCTTAGTTggataaacaaaaaaacaaataaaagatCCACATCTGAAAATTAGGGTAAACttttgtttaaatcttacggtCTAGTACAAAAATTGAGAGCTGTCCTTGCCTTaaacagttgaaaaataataatacaaaatttcattttgttcgAGGGACGTGAGGTAGCTTTGCTATGTTACTCTTGGTTTTAATAAAACGGGAGTATCTATTAAaagaattcattaaaaaatcgaGTGAAGTGTTAGGTTTTTAAAAGGTGATAAAGACCTCTTATCACTACACTTCACGGCAAAATTTATAGCGGTCTATAAAATGGTTAAATAATGGTTGAACTTTTAAGGAagatgattaaaaaacaataaagccGAAAACATTACAGTTGTTTGATTTTCCGTTAATAGGCGAAAAAGTGAGATTCTCGGTTGATATTGCAACATAGAACTGAAACAGATGCAAAGTCTACAGCTAATTATTACTTAAGTTTTACATGACtttaattaaacattaccTTCATTGCAAACTCGTGGTGCAAAAAGGATCATTAATCGCCTCGTTATGACGTAATTACACTTGTTTTAAATCTAACTTTAACGATCTATTTAACGGTTCTAAAAGCTGGTCTAGTTTTTTAGCAAGAAAATTAAGAATCCGACATCACAGTCGAGTAAATTGTTTTCGGCGACTTTCGTTCCGCTATATTAACCACAAGGAAGTGCAGATAATACATCATATCAGACCAATACTTCATTGTTTGGGATTAGGCATTGTCAACAATTGGAACACAATGGGCACAATGGCGTGATCATAGGAGCCGTCGTATCACCATACAATATCCACCCAATACAAAAAAGACACCAATTTAAAATAGTTCAAAGGTTTTACTGGCAACAGGAAATAAGAAGTGAACGTTGAAATTCTAATGATGCAAAATTATTCATGAAAAATTCATATCTGACCGAGTAAAAATGGTAATCATGGAACAAAGTGACACTCAGTTCTGACAGGGTCACAATTCTTCTTTGAAtattcataaatatttaagcAGAATAAAACTTGAGTAAACAATTTTGTTACaaataagaataataataaacaaacctTGAATTGTAAAACTGGGACAGGACAGACTTGTACAACTCAATTTGATTGTTTACCAATTGATGACTTGTTAAAAAATGGAttatcaagttttttttttatttagtgttTAGTTTTGTAAATGGAAGATTGGTTTCTGACTTACCCCAAAGACCTGGATCATCGAAGCAGGAATGGTGGTTGGAGACCGTGATGAGAGGCACATTCCTGGGTCTGTTGTCCAAAACGGAGGATATAATGTGCCTATTGtgtattttagttttatttaacCACTCTGAAACAGAATAGGTGAGAAACTCGACACTCACTCGAAACGTAATAATTACGAATCAGTATTTTACTAAAGAGCCCCACCGCAGCCACCGTGATGGTGCTGGCAATGCTCCACAGCTTTGTGGGGCTCCGAAGGTTAGGGATTATCCAGTCAATATTGTAAACCATTTTCTCACTAGCGGACATGCTTAATTATATATTAAAATATCGTCATTATTTCCTCATTTAAAAACTGTGCTGATGAAACTCGCGGATGTagtaaattacatattacttTTGGATGAGAACACTAACAACACTGTGAGAGGAGGTGTGCACATGCGGACGCACATCATTCATttgaatcaatttttattaactaaatCTAGCTGAGGCGGTCTGGCTATGAATTATATAATAGCTTATTGTTACGGTATGAGATCACAAACGAGTACAAGTGAACAACATAACCACGGACACGGAACAGTGATAGGATTCGTTGACATTGACGTTTCGCGGTTGACATTTGCGAAATGTCGTTCGCTCGGTCGATCACTTAGGGCGCACGAACGCAAATATTTCACCCTTTTCGCTAAAATAAACGACCCCAAATACCaatcgaaataaaaaatgtaaagacttctggaATTGTCGTCGAATTGCGAAACACGGAAACTAATAATCACAGATATAATAACAATTCTAGACTGTTTAAGTTTTGCAAATTATGTCCAATGGGATTTCGGTCTGTTCGAGTTCGAAAGATCAGCTGTGAAATGTCATAATATTATCAATTGGTTAGGTTGTGGTTTGTTGTGATTaacgaatttatttataaaacggTCAATACGTGCAGTAGTGTATTTGTCATGAGTGCCGACACTGCAATAGAGGAATTTAAAAAGACCTTTCATATAAACACGGATGTATCGGATGTCAATTTTCGGAAACTCAATGTGGAGCCCTACAATTCGTTGGAACAAAACCACCAGTTCGGCGAAAAAATATGTCTGCTGTATCAGATAGAGCTAATCGTGTTTAACATAGAAATTCACCTGAGAATCTTGTCCTTCAAATATGTAAGACTGTGTAATgtctttaaattattttgcaacATTTCCTTCCAGGAAGACCATGTTGAAGTCCTAAAATTAGAGATAAAAGTCTTGAATGACCTCCTCGCGAGGGAGATAGCCGCGTGTAAGAATTTCCTCCAGCGCAAGAGAGTCATGAACCTAACCTTTGAAGTGCTCATAAAATTCGCTCAACTATTTGAAATGAGAAGACTGATTTGTCAGACCGTATTCCGAAAACAGACTAACGTGACGACGATTACCGACGACACCGGGATTATCGTAAAATGCTGCAGCGACGACAGGAAAGTAAAATACTTGGAACTGAACTGGACAATCTCCTGGAACGTAGAACAGTACGAAGTGAGTGActttattgaattttatttcaactATTCAGGTAAGTTTCACTCGATTAAATCTGTTATTAACTCAACCCTTTTTATCAGTTTTAAAACAGGACGACGCAGACAAAATCAAGCAAAAACTGTCGATTTTGGTG contains these protein-coding regions:
- the LOC138123027 gene encoding uncharacterized protein, giving the protein MSADTAIEEFKKTFHINTDVSDVNFRKLNVEPYNSLEQNHQFGEKICLLYQIELIVFNIEIHLRILSFKYEDHVEVLKLEIKVLNDLLAREIAACKNFLQRKRVMNLTFEVLIKFAQLFEMRRLICQTVFRKQTNVTTITDDTGIIVKCCSDDRKVKYLELNWTISWNVEQYEVSDFIEFYFNYSVLKQDDADKIKQKLSILVEPTFDFHPKLKLWKLLMEDLYGCGPRRRTYRKINVKTIDVLEIFDSDSDDSVIEIDETYRQEPVGDEILVIE